A window of Formosa sp. Hel1_31_208 contains these coding sequences:
- the rfbD gene encoding dTDP-4-dehydrorhamnose reductase, translating to MAYKVLVTGANGQLGSTIKALSSQFEDAIQFVFTDKTNLDITNTDAIDAVFRNGHFNYCVNCAAFTNVDLAETETEKATAINAIAVKDLAKTCKKYNVKLIHISTDYVFDGAKTSAYTETDLASPINTYGQTKLLGENHIKQILNDYFIIRTSWLYSKFNQNFVKTVYQKLLNGEQLKIIDSQQGTPTSCWDLAEFIIFLVLNEVEAFGTYHFSAEGQTTWYDLGLHISKHIPKASNIIPIKTFESKAKRPRNSVLNTEKVRMLMKKNLPTWQNSVDKVILDLSREL from the coding sequence ATGGCGTATAAAGTTTTAGTTACTGGAGCAAACGGTCAATTAGGAAGCACAATTAAAGCACTCTCTTCTCAATTTGAAGATGCTATCCAATTTGTGTTTACCGATAAAACCAATTTGGATATAACCAATACAGATGCTATTGATGCGGTTTTTCGTAATGGACATTTTAATTATTGTGTTAATTGTGCTGCATTTACTAATGTAGATCTCGCAGAAACAGAAACTGAAAAAGCGACCGCAATTAATGCCATAGCCGTAAAAGACCTAGCTAAAACTTGCAAGAAATACAACGTTAAACTTATTCATATTTCTACCGACTATGTTTTTGATGGTGCTAAAACTTCCGCTTACACGGAAACAGATCTCGCATCACCAATAAATACTTATGGACAAACGAAGTTATTGGGGGAAAATCATATCAAGCAAATATTAAACGATTATTTTATTATAAGAACCTCTTGGCTTTATTCAAAATTCAATCAGAATTTTGTAAAAACCGTCTATCAAAAGCTTCTGAATGGGGAGCAATTGAAAATTATAGACTCGCAACAAGGAACACCAACCAGTTGTTGGGATTTAGCAGAGTTTATTATATTTTTAGTTTTAAATGAAGTTGAAGCATTTGGAACCTATCACTTTTCAGCTGAAGGACAGACTACTTGGTATGATTTGGGATTACACATATCAAAACACATTCCTAAAGCGTCGAATATAATTCCGATTAAGACGTTTGAATCAAAAGCAAAGCGACCCAGAAATAGTGTTTTAAATACAGAAAAAGTACGTATGCTTATGAAGAAAAATTTACCTACTTGGCAAAACAGTGTAGACAAGGTAATTCTTGATTTGTCAAGGGAGTTGTAG
- the rfbB gene encoding dTDP-glucose 4,6-dehydratase: protein MKHKTLLITGGAGFIGSNFIPYVLEEYKNTKLVNLDKLTYAGELSNLESVASNKNYTFIKGDICNRALIENLFNEYNFDAVIHFAAESHVDNSIEYPDEFMKTNILGTFNLIDVAKQHWMNAPFLFKNGFKFNRFHHISTDEVYGTLGQKGLFREDTPYAPNSPYSASKASSDFIVRSYFHTYGMNVVTTNCSNNYGPKQHDEKLIPTIIRKAIAGEQIPIYGDGKNIRDWLYVLDHCKGVDIVFQHGKAGETYNIGGRNERDNLYIANTICEELDKLIPKSESYKKQITFVKDRPGHDFRYAIDATKLETELGWKADENFETGIQKTISWYLDKYNKS, encoded by the coding sequence ATGAAGCATAAAACATTACTAATAACAGGAGGAGCTGGCTTTATAGGGTCTAATTTTATTCCTTATGTTTTAGAAGAATATAAAAACACGAAACTTGTTAATTTAGATAAGCTCACATATGCAGGTGAGCTTTCTAATTTAGAATCAGTGGCTTCAAACAAGAACTATACCTTTATCAAGGGAGACATTTGTAATAGGGCTCTAATTGAAAACCTATTTAACGAGTACAATTTTGATGCCGTCATACATTTTGCGGCAGAATCTCACGTAGATAACTCGATTGAATACCCAGACGAGTTTATGAAAACTAATATTCTAGGCACCTTCAATCTAATAGATGTGGCCAAGCAACATTGGATGAATGCACCATTTTTATTTAAAAATGGTTTTAAATTTAACCGTTTTCACCACATATCTACAGATGAGGTTTATGGGACCCTAGGACAAAAAGGTTTATTTAGAGAAGACACGCCTTATGCGCCTAATAGTCCGTACAGCGCTTCTAAAGCGTCTTCAGATTTTATTGTTAGGAGTTATTTTCATACTTATGGTATGAATGTCGTTACAACTAATTGTTCAAATAACTATGGCCCAAAGCAACATGATGAAAAATTAATTCCAACAATCATTAGAAAAGCTATAGCGGGAGAACAAATACCAATCTATGGTGATGGAAAAAACATTAGAGATTGGTTATATGTATTAGACCACTGTAAAGGAGTAGACATAGTATTTCAGCATGGTAAAGCTGGTGAGACATATAATATTGGAGGACGTAATGAACGAGATAATTTATACATTGCTAACACCATCTGTGAAGAATTGGATAAATTGATTCCAAAATCAGAATCATATAAAAAGCAAATAACATTTGTTAAGGACAGACCAGGTCACGATTTTAGATATGCGATTGACGCAACAAAACTTGAGACAGAACTTGGATGGAAAGCAGATGAAAATTTTGAGACTGGAATTCAAAAAACAATAAGCTGGTATTTAGATAAATATAATAAGTCATGA
- the gmd gene encoding GDP-mannose 4,6-dehydratase: MQKKVALITGVTGQDGAYLSEFLLKKGYIVHGVKRRSSLFNTDRIDHLYQDPHEEDQSFFLHYGDLTDSTNLIRIIRDVKPDEIYNLAAMSHVHVSFETPEYTANADGVGTLRLLEAIRILGLEKSTKIYQASTSELYGKVQEVPQTETTPFYPRSPYAVAKIYAYWITVNYREAYGMYACNGILFNHESPIRGETFVTRKITRATSKIALGLQDKVYLGNLDAQRDWGHAKDYIRMMWMILQAEEPEDWVIATGKTTTVRDFVRMCFKHVGVELEFRGEGSNEKGYIKSCHNPEYQLEIGKEVVSVDEKYFRPTEVELLIGDATKAKEKLGWIPEYDLPALVEDMMSSDLKLMQKQQYLQDGGYRIKNYFE, encoded by the coding sequence ATGCAAAAAAAGGTAGCCTTAATTACGGGAGTAACAGGACAAGATGGAGCCTATTTGAGTGAATTCCTATTAAAAAAAGGATATATAGTTCATGGCGTTAAGAGACGATCGTCACTTTTTAATACCGACAGAATAGATCATCTCTATCAAGACCCACATGAAGAGGATCAGAGCTTCTTTTTACACTATGGCGACTTAACAGACAGTACAAACCTTATTAGAATAATTCGGGATGTTAAACCCGATGAGATTTATAATTTAGCTGCAATGAGTCATGTTCATGTGTCTTTTGAAACTCCTGAATACACAGCGAATGCTGATGGCGTAGGAACCTTAAGACTTTTAGAAGCCATTAGAATTTTAGGCTTAGAAAAAAGCACTAAAATATATCAAGCCTCCACGTCTGAACTTTATGGTAAAGTGCAAGAAGTTCCACAAACCGAAACCACTCCATTTTACCCAAGAAGCCCGTATGCAGTAGCAAAAATATATGCATATTGGATTACAGTAAATTATAGAGAGGCTTATGGCATGTATGCTTGTAACGGGATATTGTTTAACCATGAATCACCAATTCGAGGAGAAACTTTTGTAACCAGAAAAATAACGCGTGCCACTTCTAAAATAGCCTTAGGCCTTCAAGATAAGGTGTATTTAGGCAACCTTGATGCACAAAGAGATTGGGGACATGCTAAAGATTATATAAGGATGATGTGGATGATTCTACAAGCTGAGGAGCCAGAAGATTGGGTCATTGCTACAGGTAAAACAACGACAGTTCGTGATTTTGTTAGAATGTGTTTTAAACATGTTGGCGTGGAGTTAGAATTTCGTGGGGAAGGCTCAAATGAAAAAGGCTATATAAAATCGTGTCATAATCCAGAATACCAATTGGAAATAGGAAAAGAAGTTGTTTCTGTAGATGAAAAGTATTTCAGACCAACCGAAGTTGAACTACTTATTGGTGATGCCACTAAAGCTAAAGAAAAATTAGGATGGATACCAGAATATGATCTGCCAGCACTCGTTGAAGATATGATGTCTAGTGATTTAAAACTGATGCAAAAACAACAATACCTTCAAGATGGAGGATATAGAATTAAAAACTACTTCGAGTAA
- the rfbC gene encoding dTDP-4-dehydrorhamnose 3,5-epimerase: MIAQETKLKDCYILTPKIIEDERGYFFESFNKKNFQQLTDLDIDWVQDNQSKSQKGVLRGLHFQIGAFEQAKLIRAVKGSVLDICVDLRVKSETFGEYVAIELSETNNKQVFLPRGFAHGFLVLEDDTIINYKCDNYYNKNSERGIQFNDKQIDIDWNFPQKDVVLSEKDKALPTLSEYLNGV, from the coding sequence ATGATAGCTCAAGAAACAAAGTTAAAGGACTGTTATATTCTTACTCCAAAAATAATTGAAGATGAACGCGGTTATTTTTTTGAAAGTTTTAATAAAAAAAATTTTCAACAACTTACAGATTTAGATATTGATTGGGTTCAAGACAATCAATCAAAATCTCAAAAAGGCGTGCTAAGAGGGTTACATTTTCAAATTGGAGCGTTTGAACAAGCTAAGCTTATTCGGGCTGTGAAAGGATCGGTTTTGGATATATGTGTAGATTTAAGAGTGAAGTCCGAAACCTTTGGAGAATATGTGGCCATAGAATTAAGTGAAACAAATAACAAACAAGTGTTTCTGCCTAGAGGCTTTGCTCATGGCTTTCTAGTTTTAGAGGATGACACAATTATAAATTATAAATGTGATAACTATTATAATAAAAACTCTGAAAGAGGGATTCAATTCAACGATAAACAAATAGATATTGATTGGAATTTTCCGCAGAAAGATGTCGTTCTCTCGGAAAAAGATAAAGCATTACCAACACTTTCTGAATATTTAAATGGCGTATAA
- a CDS encoding GDP-L-fucose synthase, with product MNKASKIYVAGHRGLVGSALLENLKQKGYQNIVTRTHKELDLTHQNDVASFFKTEQPEYVFLAAAKVGGIVANNVYRADFIYANMMIQNNVIHQSYLNGVKKLLFLGSTCIYPKNSPQPMKEEYLLTDTLEYTNEPYAIAKIAGIKMCESYNLQYGTNYISVMPTNLYGPNDNFDLEKSHVLPALIRKIHLAKLLNENQIEKVLADTGFSNIEEAKTYLASFGVTEKTVEIWGSGKPKREFLWSIDMADACVFIMENRDFKDTFSEAIKEIRNTHINIGTGEDISIKELAETIKEVVGFKGGLVYNTNKPDGTMRKLTDVSKLNALGWKYQMKLENGIKEMYDWYRTK from the coding sequence ATGAATAAGGCGTCCAAAATATATGTAGCGGGTCACAGAGGACTTGTTGGTAGTGCATTATTAGAAAATCTTAAGCAAAAAGGGTATCAAAACATAGTGACTCGAACCCATAAAGAGTTAGACCTTACTCATCAAAACGACGTAGCCTCTTTTTTTAAAACTGAACAACCAGAATATGTGTTTTTAGCTGCTGCAAAAGTTGGAGGAATTGTTGCAAATAATGTGTATCGTGCCGATTTTATTTATGCTAATATGATGATTCAAAATAATGTGATTCATCAAAGTTATTTAAATGGAGTAAAGAAGTTATTGTTTTTAGGAAGCACCTGTATTTATCCTAAGAATTCTCCACAACCGATGAAGGAAGAATATTTGCTTACAGATACGTTAGAATACACCAATGAGCCTTATGCAATTGCTAAAATAGCTGGAATTAAGATGTGTGAAAGCTATAACCTTCAGTATGGCACCAATTACATATCTGTAATGCCAACTAATCTATACGGACCAAACGATAACTTTGACCTAGAAAAATCACATGTGCTTCCAGCTCTAATTCGTAAGATTCATTTGGCGAAATTATTGAATGAAAATCAAATAGAGAAGGTATTAGCAGATACAGGGTTTTCGAATATTGAGGAGGCAAAAACATATTTAGCGTCCTTTGGGGTGACTGAAAAAACAGTTGAAATTTGGGGTTCAGGAAAGCCGAAACGTGAGTTTTTGTGGTCAATAGACATGGCAGATGCCTGTGTGTTTATTATGGAAAACAGAGACTTTAAGGATACGTTTTCCGAAGCTATAAAGGAAATTAGAAATACACATATCAATATTGGTACAGGAGAAGATATATCCATTAAAGAATTGGCAGAAACGATAAAAGAAGTTGTTGGTTTCAAAGGAGGATTAGTTTATAATACTAATAAACCAGATGGAACTATGAGGAAATTAACCGACGTGTCGAAGCTGAATGCATTAGGATGGAAGTATCAAATGAAGTTAGAAAACGGAATAAAAGAGATGTATGACTGGTATAGAACTAAATAA
- the tatA gene encoding twin-arginine translocase TatA/TatE family subunit: MIATSIFLAFGAWQIILIVVVVLLLFGGKKIPELMRGLGSGIKEFKDASKEDDTTTEKKE, translated from the coding sequence ATGATAGCAACAAGCATATTTTTAGCTTTTGGAGCCTGGCAAATTATTTTAATTGTCGTTGTGGTTTTATTATTGTTTGGAGGAAAGAAAATTCCTGAACTTATGAGAGGCTTAGGGAGTGGTATCAAAGAATTTAAAGATGCCAGTAAAGAAGATGATACTACTACAGAGAAAAAAGAATAA
- the rfbA gene encoding glucose-1-phosphate thymidylyltransferase RfbA, with product MKGIILAGGSGTRLHPLTKVISKQLMPIYDKPMIYYPLTTLMSAGIREILIISTSKDTPRFKDLLGNGDDYGCHFEYAVQEQPNGLAEAFIIGASFIGNDSVALILGDNIFYGSGLEQKLKAHANVSGGVIFAYHVQDPQRYGVVEFDEDNKVLSIEEKPTQPKSNYAVPGIYFYDNSVIDIATHIQPSHRGELEITDINKTYLSQGKLNVQILDKGTAWLDTGTFNSLMQASQFVQVIEERQGLKIGCIEETAFKMGFINRTQLHKLAEPLLKSGYGNYLKHL from the coding sequence ATGAAAGGTATAATTTTAGCAGGCGGATCAGGCACTAGACTACACCCCTTAACCAAGGTTATAAGTAAGCAATTAATGCCTATTTATGATAAACCCATGATTTATTATCCGTTAACAACGCTAATGTCTGCTGGGATTAGAGAGATTTTGATTATTTCAACATCAAAAGACACACCTCGATTTAAAGACCTGCTAGGCAACGGAGATGATTATGGGTGTCATTTTGAGTATGCTGTTCAAGAACAGCCGAACGGATTGGCCGAAGCTTTTATTATTGGAGCCTCATTTATTGGAAATGATTCTGTGGCTTTAATTTTAGGTGATAATATTTTTTACGGATCTGGATTGGAACAAAAACTGAAGGCTCACGCTAATGTTAGTGGAGGTGTTATTTTTGCCTATCATGTCCAAGATCCACAGCGCTATGGTGTTGTAGAATTTGATGAGGATAACAAAGTATTATCTATAGAGGAAAAACCAACTCAACCTAAGTCAAATTATGCCGTTCCAGGAATCTATTTTTATGATAATTCGGTAATAGATATCGCTACGCATATACAACCGAGCCACAGAGGTGAATTAGAAATTACTGATATAAATAAAACCTATCTTAGTCAAGGGAAATTGAATGTGCAAATTTTAGACAAAGGCACCGCATGGTTAGATACAGGAACGTTTAATTCTCTAATGCAGGCGTCTCAATTTGTTCAGGTTATTGAAGAGCGGCAAGGTTTAAAAATAGGATGTATTGAAGAAACAGCTTTTAAAATGGGTTTTATCAACAGAACTCAACTTCATAAATTAGCAGAACCACTCCTTAAAAGCGGATATGGAAATTATTTAAAACACCTATAG
- a CDS encoding M23 family metallopeptidase, with protein MTKKEKEKKFRKKLLHKYRLVVLNEDTFEERFAIKLTRLNVFVMVSLGTILLVVGTILLIAFTSLKEYIPGYSSMALKKQATVLNYKTDSLQNVMELNEKYYASIKKVLTGDVSSVEFNRDSIIDAAAIDASKLDLKPTKEDSLLRDLVDKEDKYNVFESALSSSNFVLFPPVNGTISDAYNIKEKHFAVDVVVAKNTPIKATADGTVIFAEWTTETGYVVIIEHSYDLISVYKHNASLTKQQGDLVKSGEVIAMAGNTGELTTGPHLHFELWSRGYPVNPTNFIDFN; from the coding sequence ATGACAAAAAAGGAAAAGGAAAAAAAATTTAGAAAAAAACTACTTCACAAGTACCGTTTAGTTGTGCTTAACGAAGATACTTTTGAAGAACGTTTTGCGATTAAGTTGACCCGGTTAAACGTGTTTGTCATGGTGTCACTAGGTACAATTTTACTCGTGGTGGGCACTATATTGTTAATAGCTTTTACTTCGTTAAAGGAGTATATTCCCGGCTATTCTTCAATGGCATTAAAAAAACAAGCAACGGTTTTAAACTACAAAACAGATTCGCTTCAAAATGTCATGGAACTTAATGAAAAATACTATGCATCCATCAAAAAGGTTCTTACTGGAGATGTCAGTTCAGTTGAGTTCAATAGAGACTCTATTATTGATGCAGCGGCAATTGATGCAAGTAAATTAGATTTAAAACCAACAAAAGAGGACTCTTTGTTGAGAGATCTTGTAGACAAAGAAGATAAATACAACGTATTTGAATCAGCGCTATCGTCTTCAAATTTCGTTTTATTTCCACCAGTGAATGGAACTATTTCTGACGCTTATAATATCAAAGAGAAACATTTTGCGGTAGATGTCGTAGTTGCAAAAAACACCCCAATAAAAGCGACAGCAGACGGTACTGTTATTTTTGCCGAATGGACAACAGAAACAGGCTATGTAGTTATTATTGAACACAGTTATGATCTAATTTCCGTTTATAAGCATAATGCCTCATTAACTAAACAGCAAGGAGATTTGGTAAAATCTGGAGAAGTTATCGCTATGGCGGGAAACACAGGTGAATTAACCACGGGACCTCATTTGCATTTTGAACTTTGGAGCAGAGGCTACCCTGTCAATCCAACAAACTTTATAGATTTCAATTAA
- a CDS encoding LysM peptidoglycan-binding domain-containing protein → MKLKLIYFTIGILLCSLFSFGQDSIPKTSQTKRLTESDFVDGETYVVDTIIDGKTYFRKPINIKPAVDSTAINKLEDYKLASEIDEKWLEELYSNNLYDTIYKSVSELKYDPVDFPELTTDTLKARLARLNARTPFNIEYNPSLESVIKSYLKNRRTSMSRLMALSDYYFPLFEESLDNYNIPLEVKYLAIVESALKPRAKSRVGATGLWQFMFGTGKEYGLNVSSYVDERSDPIKSTEAASKYLARLYKIFGDWDLALAAYNSGPGNVTKAIRRSGGYENYWNIRPHLPRETAGYLPAFLATMYIFEYAEEHGFKKDRPKYHYVETDTIHVKKMITLDQVSELVDVPIEELQFLNPSYKLDIIPFVKGENYTLRLPREAIGKFVTNEEQIYAFVEAELKKREKPLPQFFDSDSKIRYRVKSGDYLGKIARRYGVRVSQIKRWNGLRSNNLRIGQRLTIYPRKPVTSGSKKGTVNQPKKVINADGKSTYKVQKGDSLWSISQKFPGVSVQNIKEWNDISSNNLKIGMTLIVSK, encoded by the coding sequence ATGAAGCTCAAGCTTATATATTTTACTATTGGCATCCTATTATGTAGTTTATTCAGTTTTGGTCAGGATTCTATTCCAAAAACATCCCAAACTAAACGACTCACAGAATCCGACTTTGTCGACGGTGAAACTTATGTTGTTGATACCATTATAGACGGAAAGACTTATTTCCGAAAACCAATTAACATAAAACCAGCTGTCGACTCGACGGCAATCAACAAGTTAGAAGATTATAAACTTGCTTCAGAGATTGATGAAAAGTGGCTTGAAGAACTTTATAGTAATAATTTATATGATACCATATACAAATCGGTTTCAGAATTAAAATACGACCCAGTTGATTTTCCTGAATTAACTACAGATACACTCAAAGCAAGACTTGCGAGACTGAATGCTAGAACCCCTTTTAATATTGAGTACAATCCGTCTCTTGAGAGTGTTATCAAGTCGTATTTAAAAAATCGACGAACCTCTATGTCGCGCTTAATGGCATTAAGTGATTATTATTTTCCATTATTTGAAGAATCATTAGACAACTACAATATTCCTTTAGAAGTAAAATATTTAGCCATTGTAGAATCGGCTTTAAAACCACGAGCAAAATCAAGAGTAGGCGCAACAGGTTTATGGCAGTTTATGTTTGGTACCGGAAAAGAATATGGTCTTAATGTGAGTAGCTATGTTGATGAACGTAGCGACCCAATTAAGTCTACAGAAGCAGCAAGCAAATATTTAGCCAGACTCTATAAGATTTTTGGGGATTGGGATTTAGCTTTAGCAGCATATAATTCTGGCCCAGGTAATGTAACCAAGGCGATTCGTCGATCAGGAGGTTATGAGAATTACTGGAATATTAGACCACATCTTCCACGTGAAACGGCTGGCTATTTACCAGCGTTTTTAGCAACCATGTATATTTTTGAATATGCTGAAGAGCATGGTTTTAAGAAAGATAGGCCAAAATATCATTATGTGGAAACAGATACCATACATGTAAAAAAAATGATCACATTAGATCAAGTTTCTGAGCTGGTTGATGTGCCTATTGAAGAATTACAGTTTTTGAATCCATCTTATAAATTGGATATCATTCCATTTGTCAAAGGAGAAAATTATACGCTGAGATTACCACGGGAAGCTATAGGAAAGTTTGTGACTAACGAGGAACAGATTTATGCCTTTGTTGAAGCCGAATTGAAGAAACGAGAGAAACCCCTTCCACAGTTTTTTGATTCAGACAGTAAAATTAGATATCGTGTTAAATCTGGAGATTATTTAGGGAAGATAGCGAGACGCTATGGGGTTAGAGTAAGCCAAATAAAGCGTTGGAATGGATTGAGAAGTAATAACCTGAGAATAGGACAACGCTTAACGATTTATCCCAGAAAACCGGTAACATCTGGATCAAAAAAAGGGACTGTTAATCAGCCTAAAAAAGTCATTAATGCAGATGGCAAATCAACATATAAAGTACAAAAAGGGGATTCACTTTGGAGTATCTCTCAAAAATTTCCAGGTGTTTCTGTTCAAAACATCAAAGAATGGAACGATATTAGTAGTAACAATCTAAAAATAGGAATGACGCTTATTGTATCTAAATAA
- a CDS encoding GH3 auxin-responsive promoter family protein, protein MLSIKSTLAKLFAKNVRKSILKWSKAPIETQDKVFQKLINDAGETVFGKDHDFKSIKTHSDFIKRVPIRDYEALKPYVDRVVNGEEDILWKGKPIYFAKTSGTTSGAKYIPLTKESMPTHVEAARNAILMYIAETGNSKFVDGKMIFLQGSPILEEKNGIQLGRLSGIVAHYVPKYLQKNRMPSWQTNCIDDWETKVEAIVEETLSENMTVISGIPSWVQMYFEKIQNKTGKKVGDVFQNFNLFIFGGVNYEPYRAKFENLIGRKVDSIELYPASEGFFAFQDKQNEKGMLLQLNSGIFYEFIKADTFFDDNRERLILEHVELGVNYVMIISTNAGLWAYNIGDTVEFTSLSPFRVIVSGRIKHFISAFGEHVIGKEVEQALQEAVADSSLGISEFTVAPQIDPDDGLPYHEWFIEFEDEPQNLALFAQKIEASLQNQNSYYYDLVYGKVLQPLKITLVKKNGFQDYMKSIGKLGGQNKIPRLSNDRKIADALYAQELTK, encoded by the coding sequence ATGCTATCCATAAAATCTACACTCGCCAAATTATTTGCTAAAAACGTTAGAAAGTCTATATTAAAATGGTCTAAGGCTCCTATAGAAACACAGGACAAGGTTTTTCAAAAACTAATTAATGATGCTGGGGAAACTGTTTTTGGAAAAGACCATGATTTTAAATCCATTAAAACACACTCAGATTTTATTAAACGAGTACCCATACGAGACTACGAAGCATTAAAACCGTATGTGGATAGGGTAGTAAATGGTGAAGAAGACATTCTCTGGAAAGGCAAGCCTATTTATTTTGCAAAAACCTCTGGAACGACCTCTGGCGCAAAATATATTCCATTAACAAAGGAAAGTATGCCAACGCATGTGGAAGCTGCACGAAATGCTATCTTGATGTATATTGCCGAAACCGGTAACAGTAAGTTTGTAGATGGAAAAATGATATTTTTGCAAGGAAGTCCAATTCTAGAGGAAAAAAACGGGATACAATTAGGGCGTCTCTCTGGAATTGTAGCACATTATGTGCCTAAATATCTTCAAAAGAACAGAATGCCATCGTGGCAAACCAACTGTATCGATGACTGGGAAACTAAAGTAGAAGCGATTGTCGAGGAAACCTTATCAGAAAATATGACAGTTATATCTGGGATTCCTTCTTGGGTACAAATGTATTTTGAGAAAATTCAGAATAAAACAGGAAAGAAGGTGGGTGATGTTTTCCAAAATTTTAATCTCTTCATTTTTGGAGGCGTAAATTATGAACCCTATCGCGCCAAATTTGAAAATCTCATAGGTCGAAAAGTAGATAGCATTGAGCTGTATCCGGCGAGTGAGGGATTTTTCGCGTTTCAGGATAAACAGAATGAAAAAGGCATGTTGTTGCAACTCAACTCCGGGATTTTTTATGAATTTATTAAAGCAGACACATTTTTTGACGATAATAGAGAACGGCTTATCCTAGAACATGTTGAGTTAGGGGTTAATTATGTGATGATTATTTCAACTAACGCAGGGTTATGGGCTTATAATATTGGAGATACTGTTGAATTTACATCTTTAAGCCCTTTCAGGGTTATTGTTTCTGGACGAATTAAACATTTTATTTCAGCTTTTGGTGAACATGTTATAGGTAAAGAAGTTGAACAAGCACTTCAAGAAGCTGTTGCTGATTCATCGCTTGGAATTTCAGAGTTTACAGTGGCTCCACAGATTGACCCAGATGATGGATTGCCTTATCACGAATGGTTTATAGAGTTTGAAGATGAACCTCAAAATTTGGCATTATTCGCCCAAAAGATTGAGGCATCATTACAAAATCAAAACAGCTATTATTATGATTTGGTATATGGAAAGGTTTTGCAACCTTTAAAAATCACTTTAGTAAAGAAGAATGGATTTCAGGATTATATGAAATCAATTGGCAAATTAGGAGGTCAAAACAAGATACCAAGACTGTCAAATGACCGAAAAATTGCCGACGCATTATACGCACAAGAATTAACTAAATAA
- a CDS encoding DUF4837 family protein, with protein sequence MKNVLSILLFISLFYSCDNKDQQRYVSKSSGNINNLVVVAENQLWEDSVGEAIRDVLAAPVEGLSKEEPQFSMNQMPPSVFSGFAKKNRIVLKIEKGKDASTKIATDAFARPQTMVVVSGQTNEDIIEQITSNAPKIIDAFNKEEVKEKQRRISKSLFNDEPIRKQLGLSMRFPTAYRIAKQEGDFFWLRRDIETGTVDIMLYEVPMSFIKDNNSAVVDVVRVRDSVGKIHIEGPIEGSYMGTEDAFSPFISKTIIDNKPAFVTKGLWDVKNAFMSGPFINYAIEDKVNNRYIIAEGYVFAPSVTKRNYVFELESIIKSLAIK encoded by the coding sequence ATGAAAAACGTATTAAGCATATTACTCTTTATTTCACTATTTTATTCTTGTGACAATAAAGACCAACAGCGCTATGTGTCAAAATCTTCAGGAAATATTAATAACCTAGTTGTTGTTGCTGAAAATCAGTTATGGGAAGATAGTGTTGGCGAGGCTATTCGGGATGTTCTAGCGGCTCCTGTTGAGGGCTTATCCAAAGAAGAACCTCAATTTTCTATGAATCAAATGCCTCCATCAGTATTTTCAGGATTTGCTAAAAAGAACAGAATAGTCCTAAAAATTGAAAAAGGTAAAGATGCAAGCACAAAAATTGCTACCGATGCTTTTGCAAGACCGCAAACTATGGTTGTGGTTTCAGGGCAAACAAATGAGGACATAATTGAACAGATTACTAGCAATGCGCCAAAAATCATAGACGCCTTTAATAAAGAAGAAGTAAAAGAAAAGCAACGACGTATTTCAAAATCATTATTTAATGATGAACCAATTCGAAAACAACTGGGATTGTCCATGCGTTTTCCAACAGCTTATCGAATTGCAAAACAAGAAGGTGATTTTTTCTGGTTGAGAAGAGACATTGAAACAGGAACTGTTGACATTATGCTTTATGAGGTGCCAATGTCATTTATAAAGGATAATAACAGTGCGGTTGTAGATGTGGTTCGCGTAAGAGATTCTGTGGGTAAAATTCATATTGAAGGCCCTATTGAAGGCTCGTATATGGGAACCGAAGACGCGTTCTCACCATTCATTTCAAAAACAATAATTGACAATAAACCAGCATTTGTAACTAAGGGACTATGGGATGTCAAAAATGCCTTTATGTCTGGGCCGTTTATTAATTATGCTATTGAAGACAAAGTAAATAATCGGTATATCATAGCTGAAGGTTATGTCTTTGCACCATCTGTAACGAAACGAAATTATGTTTTTGAATTAGAATCCATAATAAAATCACTAGCAATTAAATAA